One window from the genome of Gadus morhua chromosome 16, gadMor3.0, whole genome shotgun sequence encodes:
- the LOC115561388 gene encoding sulfotransferase family cytosolic 2B member 1 — translation MQVADMAEEDLYIVYKGVHLIKQTHTPESLKYYDEFSFRPEDILIVTYPKSGTVWMQEIVPLILSQGDPVVVDTVPNWSRVPWLESRAFIHNLDQRPSPRVFTTHFQYNMMSTGFLKVKPRVIYVMRNPKDVFTSYSHFSRMTSYLVSPVTQTEFLHKFLDGKAIFGSWFNHVKGWLSAAEQQHIMYISYEEMILDLEASVTRMAQFLDTPLDSEMIRKITDRCVFKNMKKNKMSNYSLMPSKMMDQNGSEFLRKGIAGDWKNHLTAAEAEYFDEFYRKQMQDVKYTFVWD, via the exons ATGCAGGTTGCAGATATGGCAGAAGAAGACCTGTATATCGTGTACAAGGGTGTGCATTTGATCAAACAGACTCATACCCCAGAGAGCCTGAAGTACTACGATGAGTTCTCTTTCCGTCCAGAGGACATTCTGATTGTTACTTATCCCAAGTCAG GGACAGTATGGATGCAGGAGATAGTACCTCTGATCCTGAGCCAGGGAGACCCAGTAGTGGTGGACACTGTGCCCAACTGGTCCCGGGTCCCTTGGTTGGAGTCCAGAGCATTTATCCATAACCTGGACCAGAGACCGTCCCCACGTGTCTTCACTACTCACTTCCAGTACAACATGATGTCAACGGGCTTCCTCAAGGTCAAACCGAGG GTAATTTATGTGATGAGGAACCCGAAAGATGTATTCACTTCCTACTCTCACTTTAGTAGGATGACCTCCTACTTGGTTAGTCCAGTGACACAGACTGAATTTCTCCACAAATTTCTTGATGGAAAAG CGATTTTTGGCTCGTGGTTCAATCACGTGAAGGGCTGGCTGTCTGCTGCAGAACAGCAGCACATCATGTACATCTCCTATGAAGAGATGATCCTG GATCTGGAGGCCTCTGTGACCCGGATGGCTCAGTTCTTGGACACACCTCTGGATTCTGAGATGATAAGGAAGATTACCGATCGATGTGTGTTTAAGAATATGAAAAAGAACAAGATGTCGAACTACTCCCTGATGCCAAGTAAAATGATGGACCAGAATGGGTCAGAGTTCCTCAGGAAAG GTATTGCTGGAGACTGGAAGAATCATCTAACTGCAGCAGAAGCGGAATACTTTGATGAATTTTACCGAAAGCAAATGCAGGATGTAAAATACACATTTGTTTGGGATTAG
- the sgcg gene encoding gamma-sarcoglycan produces MVREQYVTTTQDFSVPSPIPDHVYKIGIYGWRKRCLYLFVLLLIAILLVNFALTIWILRVMWFDTDGMGLLGVHPDGVRLEEGESEFLLPLYANEIHSRNVSSLQVTSDENVVLNAREPIGDVTGRISVGPTQVQGQAQNMVIHSPDGQMLFMADGKEAVVGTGKLHVLGAEGALFQHSVEAPLLKSEAQKDLRLESPTRSLTMDAPSGVLLKAMSGNIEASTNMDFILQSSKGLLVLDAETVRMPSLPLSGDAVFGDAQGLYEVCVCPSGKLVLSEARVTSTCSERQDC; encoded by the exons ATGGTCCGGGAGCAGTATGTCACCACCACGCAGGACTTCAGCGTGCCCAGCCCAATCCCCGACCACGTCTACAAGATCGGCATCTACGGCTGGCGGAAACGATGCCTCTATTTGTTTGTGCTGCTGCTCATCGCCATACTATTGGTCAACTTTGCCCTCACCATCTGGATCCTCCGAGTGATGTGGTTcgacacg GATGGCATGGGACTGCTGGGGGTCCACCCAGACGGAGTCAGGCTAGAGGAAGGAGAGTCGGAGTTCCTTTTGCCGCTCTATGCGAATGAGATCCACTCCAGAAAT GTCTCCTCTCTTCAAGTGACCTCTGATGAAAATGTTGTGCTCAACGCACGTGAACCCATCGGTGATGTGACGGGGAGAATATCTGTGG GCCCGACGCAAGTGCAAGGACAAGCTCAGAATATGGTCATTCATTCTCCCGACGGCCAGATGCTGTTTATGGCAGATGGCAAAGAGGCTGTGGTGGGCACAGGGAAGCTTCATGTGCTAG GCGCTGAGGGAGCATTGTTTCAGCACTCGGTAGAGGCGCCTCTGCTCAAATCAGAAGCGCAGAAAGACTTGAG GTTGGAGTCTCCCACCCGCTCCCTCACCATGGACGCGCCCAGCGGAGTGCTGCTCAAAGCCATGTCCGGAAACATCGAGGCCTCCACCAACATGGACTTCATTCTGCAGTCCAGTAAAGGCCTG CTGGTGCTGGACGCCGAGACGGTGCGCATGCCCAGCCTGCCACTGAGCGGAGACGCAGTGTTCGGGGACGCCCAGGGACTCTatgaggtgtgcgtgtgtcccagCGGCAAACTGGTCCTGTCCGAGGCCAGGGTCACCTCCACCTGCAGTGAGAGGCAGGACTGCTAG
- the rps25 gene encoding small ribosomal subunit protein eS25 — protein MPPKQDKKKDSGKSKKDKDPVNKSGGKAKKKKWSKGKVRDKLNNLILFDKATYEKLYKEVPNYKLITPAVVSERLKIRGSLARNALQELLTKGMIKLVSKHRSQLIYTRNTKGPEEEEAAAAATTKAEKA, from the exons ATG CCTCCCAAGCAGGATAAGAAGAAGGACTCGGGGAAGTCCAAAAAGGACAAGGACCCAGTCAACAAGTCTGGAGGCAAGGCCAAGAAGAAG AAGTGGTCCAAGGGAAAGGTCAGGGATAAGCTGAACAACTTGATCCTCTTCGACAAGGCCACATACGAGAAGCTGTACAAGGAGGTCCCTAACTACAAGCTCATCACACCCGCTGTCGTTTCTGAAAGGCTGAAGATCCGCGGCTCCCTGGCCAGGAACGCCCTCCAGGAACTGCTCACCAAAG GCATGATCAAACTGGTGTCCAAACACAGATCTCAGCTGATCTACACACGTAACACCAAGGGCcccgaggaggaagaggcggcggctgcggctacTACTAAAGCAGAGAAAGCATAA